One window of Drosophila busckii strain San Diego stock center, stock number 13000-0081.31 chromosome 3L, ASM1175060v1, whole genome shotgun sequence genomic DNA carries:
- the LOC108600365 gene encoding glycerophosphocholine phosphodiesterase GPCPD1 isoform X1, whose amino-acid sequence MGPTVVAHLHKFLTLRRCCQAAPQRASYVISRCLQPKAERAQLLKRARQQCASHVEAAPRYNNANELLDATSSSSSSCKPALREFQVRLLTPLAAEEQLGLTGDAKALGEWQLSRSVPLERVAELTWRTTVRLQSCRQLEYRYFIYVEDAAGYKQIRRWETHFKPRQLPACSDQQCSRQSDVFGVAQVDAAPQVHRGWLNHEAIVQLKFNGEKMFQVHDIETFDPQHVQLKLLALDPTAGLTVEYSKQSYGQSQLQLQPAHGVPYTKGDIVIFHITLPLERMMLQQFRLECYNHAQELLGSASLSSAQLQGSEGLLQLHIKSAQQPEETLARLRLPYVLVLPYEYSPLDFKTTYAHYWPRSWPNLDVGHRGNGKSYIAEAPLERENTVASFLSAHAHHADMIELDVHLTADGIPVIYHDFGLRTAPPGKLIEKPDQLEYVLIKDINYELLKRLRIFSVINGQVQEYPAHNAEPRSEHRIFPRLVEVLQQLPKSLGIDVEIKWPQRRQGGGSEAEQTIDKNFFADRVLQEVIQHGCGRPLIFSSFDADMCTMLRFKQNIFPVMFLTQGETKKWQAFSDLRTRNFVAAVNNAQAFELAGTAPHAEDFLGENGAALLQQARELGQIAVIWGDDCNSRERVQYFTAIGATATCYDRSDLYMPQTKQRAFFNSSLLLAEFEAQCRI is encoded by the exons ATGGGTCCAACTGTTGTTGCCCACTTACATAAATTTCTAACACTGCGTCGCTGTTGTCAGGCTGCGCCTCAAAGAGCCAGTTACGTCATCAGTCGCTGTTTACAGCCAAAGGCAGAACGCGCTCAGCTGCTAAAGCGAGCGCGTCAACAG TGCGCCTCGCATGTGGAAGCTGCGCCGCGTTACAACAACGCCAACGAGCTATTGgatgccaccagcagcagcagcagcagttgcaagccCGCGCTGCGTGAGTTTCAGGTGCGTCTACTGACGCCACTGGCAGCGGAGGAGCAGCTGGGACTAACAGGCGATGCCAAGGCATTGGGCGAGTGGCAATTGTCGCGCTCTGTGCCGCTGGAGCGTGTGGCGGAGCTAACCTGGCGCACCACAGTGCGTCTGCAGAGCTGTCGCCAGCTGGAGTATCGCTACTTCATCTATGTGGAGGATGCTGCGGGCTACAAGCAAATCAGGCGCTGGGAAACGCACTTCAAGCCGCGCCAGCTGCCCGCCTGCTCCGATCAGCAGTGCAGTCGCCAGTCGGATGTGTTTGGTGTGGCCCAAGTGGATGCAGCGCCGCAAGTGCATCGTGGCTGGCTCAATCATGAGGCCATAGTGCAGCTCAAGTTCAATGGCGAGAAAATGTTCCAAGTGCATGACATAGAAACGTTCGATCCGCAGCAtgtgcagcttaagctgctggcgctggacCCAACTGCTGGTCTGACTGTGGAGTACAGCAAGCAGAGCTATGGCCAgagtcagctgcagctgcagcctgCGCATGGCGTGCCCTACACCAAAGGCGACATAGTCATCTTTCACATAACGCTGCCGCTGGAGCGCATGATGCTGCAGCAGTTCCGCTTGGAGTGCTACAATCATGCACAGGAGCTGCTGGGCAGCGCCAGCTTAAGCTCCGCGCAGCTGCAAGGCAGCGAGggattgctgcagctgcacatcAAGTCGGCGCAGCAGCCGGAGGAGACGCTGGCGCGACTGCGTCTGCCCTATGTGCTGGTGCTCCCGTATGAATACTCGCCGCTGGACTTTAAGACGACCTATGCGCACTACTGGCCACGCAGCTGGCCCAATCTGGACGTGGGACATCGCGGCAACGGCAAGAGCTACATAGCCGAGGCGCCGCTGGAGCGTGAGAACACCGTTGCCTCCTTTCTAAGCGCGCATGCGCATCACGCGGACATGATAGAGCTGGATGTGCATCTGACAGCCGACGGCATTCCCGTTATATATCATGACTTTGGGCTGCGCACGGCGCCGCCCGGCAAGCTCATCGAGAAGCCCGATCAGCTGGAGTATGTGCTGATCAAGGACATCAACTATGAGCTGCTGAAGCGTCTGCGCATCTTTTCGGTTATCAACGGGCAGGTGCAGGAGTATCCGGCGCACAATGCCGAGCCACGCAGCGAGCATCGCATCTTTCCACGCCTGGTCGaggtgctgcagcagctgcccaagTCGCTGGGCATAGATGTGGAGATCAAGTGGCCACAGCGTCGCCAAGGCGGCGGCTCCGAGGCGGAGCAGACCATAGACAAGAACTTCTTTGCCGATCGCGTGCTGCAGGAGGTCATACAACATGGCTGCGGTCGTCCGCTCATCTTCAGCAGCTTCGACGCCGACATGTGCACCATGCTGCGCTTCAAGCAGAACATCTTTCCGGTCATGTTCCTCACCCAGGGCGAGACCAAGAAGTGGCAAGCGTTTAGTGATTTACGCACGCGCAATTTCGTGGCCGCCGTCAACAATGCGCAGGCCTTTGAGCTGGCGGGCACGGCGCCGCATGCGGAGGACTTTCTGGGCGAGAATggcgcagcgctgctgcagcaggcgcGCGAGCTGGGCCAGATTGCTGTCATCTGGGGCGACGACTGCAACTCCAGGGAGCGTGTGCAGTATTTCACCGCCATAGGCGCCACCGCCACCTGCTACGATCGCAGCGATCTCTACATGCCGCAGACCAAGCAGCGCGCCTTCTTCAACTCCAGCCTGCTGCTGGCGGAGTTCGAGGCGCAGTGCAGAATCTAA
- the LOC108600365 gene encoding glycerophosphocholine phosphodiesterase GPCPD1 isoform X2, which yields MSVPMLLTPLEPQTAEDHMQNCASHVEAAPRYNNANELLDATSSSSSSCKPALREFQVRLLTPLAAEEQLGLTGDAKALGEWQLSRSVPLERVAELTWRTTVRLQSCRQLEYRYFIYVEDAAGYKQIRRWETHFKPRQLPACSDQQCSRQSDVFGVAQVDAAPQVHRGWLNHEAIVQLKFNGEKMFQVHDIETFDPQHVQLKLLALDPTAGLTVEYSKQSYGQSQLQLQPAHGVPYTKGDIVIFHITLPLERMMLQQFRLECYNHAQELLGSASLSSAQLQGSEGLLQLHIKSAQQPEETLARLRLPYVLVLPYEYSPLDFKTTYAHYWPRSWPNLDVGHRGNGKSYIAEAPLERENTVASFLSAHAHHADMIELDVHLTADGIPVIYHDFGLRTAPPGKLIEKPDQLEYVLIKDINYELLKRLRIFSVINGQVQEYPAHNAEPRSEHRIFPRLVEVLQQLPKSLGIDVEIKWPQRRQGGGSEAEQTIDKNFFADRVLQEVIQHGCGRPLIFSSFDADMCTMLRFKQNIFPVMFLTQGETKKWQAFSDLRTRNFVAAVNNAQAFELAGTAPHAEDFLGENGAALLQQARELGQIAVIWGDDCNSRERVQYFTAIGATATCYDRSDLYMPQTKQRAFFNSSLLLAEFEAQCRI from the coding sequence TGCGCCTCGCATGTGGAAGCTGCGCCGCGTTACAACAACGCCAACGAGCTATTGgatgccaccagcagcagcagcagcagttgcaagccCGCGCTGCGTGAGTTTCAGGTGCGTCTACTGACGCCACTGGCAGCGGAGGAGCAGCTGGGACTAACAGGCGATGCCAAGGCATTGGGCGAGTGGCAATTGTCGCGCTCTGTGCCGCTGGAGCGTGTGGCGGAGCTAACCTGGCGCACCACAGTGCGTCTGCAGAGCTGTCGCCAGCTGGAGTATCGCTACTTCATCTATGTGGAGGATGCTGCGGGCTACAAGCAAATCAGGCGCTGGGAAACGCACTTCAAGCCGCGCCAGCTGCCCGCCTGCTCCGATCAGCAGTGCAGTCGCCAGTCGGATGTGTTTGGTGTGGCCCAAGTGGATGCAGCGCCGCAAGTGCATCGTGGCTGGCTCAATCATGAGGCCATAGTGCAGCTCAAGTTCAATGGCGAGAAAATGTTCCAAGTGCATGACATAGAAACGTTCGATCCGCAGCAtgtgcagcttaagctgctggcgctggacCCAACTGCTGGTCTGACTGTGGAGTACAGCAAGCAGAGCTATGGCCAgagtcagctgcagctgcagcctgCGCATGGCGTGCCCTACACCAAAGGCGACATAGTCATCTTTCACATAACGCTGCCGCTGGAGCGCATGATGCTGCAGCAGTTCCGCTTGGAGTGCTACAATCATGCACAGGAGCTGCTGGGCAGCGCCAGCTTAAGCTCCGCGCAGCTGCAAGGCAGCGAGggattgctgcagctgcacatcAAGTCGGCGCAGCAGCCGGAGGAGACGCTGGCGCGACTGCGTCTGCCCTATGTGCTGGTGCTCCCGTATGAATACTCGCCGCTGGACTTTAAGACGACCTATGCGCACTACTGGCCACGCAGCTGGCCCAATCTGGACGTGGGACATCGCGGCAACGGCAAGAGCTACATAGCCGAGGCGCCGCTGGAGCGTGAGAACACCGTTGCCTCCTTTCTAAGCGCGCATGCGCATCACGCGGACATGATAGAGCTGGATGTGCATCTGACAGCCGACGGCATTCCCGTTATATATCATGACTTTGGGCTGCGCACGGCGCCGCCCGGCAAGCTCATCGAGAAGCCCGATCAGCTGGAGTATGTGCTGATCAAGGACATCAACTATGAGCTGCTGAAGCGTCTGCGCATCTTTTCGGTTATCAACGGGCAGGTGCAGGAGTATCCGGCGCACAATGCCGAGCCACGCAGCGAGCATCGCATCTTTCCACGCCTGGTCGaggtgctgcagcagctgcccaagTCGCTGGGCATAGATGTGGAGATCAAGTGGCCACAGCGTCGCCAAGGCGGCGGCTCCGAGGCGGAGCAGACCATAGACAAGAACTTCTTTGCCGATCGCGTGCTGCAGGAGGTCATACAACATGGCTGCGGTCGTCCGCTCATCTTCAGCAGCTTCGACGCCGACATGTGCACCATGCTGCGCTTCAAGCAGAACATCTTTCCGGTCATGTTCCTCACCCAGGGCGAGACCAAGAAGTGGCAAGCGTTTAGTGATTTACGCACGCGCAATTTCGTGGCCGCCGTCAACAATGCGCAGGCCTTTGAGCTGGCGGGCACGGCGCCGCATGCGGAGGACTTTCTGGGCGAGAATggcgcagcgctgctgcagcaggcgcGCGAGCTGGGCCAGATTGCTGTCATCTGGGGCGACGACTGCAACTCCAGGGAGCGTGTGCAGTATTTCACCGCCATAGGCGCCACCGCCACCTGCTACGATCGCAGCGATCTCTACATGCCGCAGACCAAGCAGCGCGCCTTCTTCAACTCCAGCCTGCTGCTGGCGGAGTTCGAGGCGCAGTGCAGAATCTAA
- the LOC108600365 gene encoding glycerophosphocholine phosphodiesterase GPCPD1 isoform X3 encodes MTEQCASHVEAAPRYNNANELLDATSSSSSSCKPALREFQVRLLTPLAAEEQLGLTGDAKALGEWQLSRSVPLERVAELTWRTTVRLQSCRQLEYRYFIYVEDAAGYKQIRRWETHFKPRQLPACSDQQCSRQSDVFGVAQVDAAPQVHRGWLNHEAIVQLKFNGEKMFQVHDIETFDPQHVQLKLLALDPTAGLTVEYSKQSYGQSQLQLQPAHGVPYTKGDIVIFHITLPLERMMLQQFRLECYNHAQELLGSASLSSAQLQGSEGLLQLHIKSAQQPEETLARLRLPYVLVLPYEYSPLDFKTTYAHYWPRSWPNLDVGHRGNGKSYIAEAPLERENTVASFLSAHAHHADMIELDVHLTADGIPVIYHDFGLRTAPPGKLIEKPDQLEYVLIKDINYELLKRLRIFSVINGQVQEYPAHNAEPRSEHRIFPRLVEVLQQLPKSLGIDVEIKWPQRRQGGGSEAEQTIDKNFFADRVLQEVIQHGCGRPLIFSSFDADMCTMLRFKQNIFPVMFLTQGETKKWQAFSDLRTRNFVAAVNNAQAFELAGTAPHAEDFLGENGAALLQQARELGQIAVIWGDDCNSRERVQYFTAIGATATCYDRSDLYMPQTKQRAFFNSSLLLAEFEAQCRI; translated from the coding sequence TGCGCCTCGCATGTGGAAGCTGCGCCGCGTTACAACAACGCCAACGAGCTATTGgatgccaccagcagcagcagcagcagttgcaagccCGCGCTGCGTGAGTTTCAGGTGCGTCTACTGACGCCACTGGCAGCGGAGGAGCAGCTGGGACTAACAGGCGATGCCAAGGCATTGGGCGAGTGGCAATTGTCGCGCTCTGTGCCGCTGGAGCGTGTGGCGGAGCTAACCTGGCGCACCACAGTGCGTCTGCAGAGCTGTCGCCAGCTGGAGTATCGCTACTTCATCTATGTGGAGGATGCTGCGGGCTACAAGCAAATCAGGCGCTGGGAAACGCACTTCAAGCCGCGCCAGCTGCCCGCCTGCTCCGATCAGCAGTGCAGTCGCCAGTCGGATGTGTTTGGTGTGGCCCAAGTGGATGCAGCGCCGCAAGTGCATCGTGGCTGGCTCAATCATGAGGCCATAGTGCAGCTCAAGTTCAATGGCGAGAAAATGTTCCAAGTGCATGACATAGAAACGTTCGATCCGCAGCAtgtgcagcttaagctgctggcgctggacCCAACTGCTGGTCTGACTGTGGAGTACAGCAAGCAGAGCTATGGCCAgagtcagctgcagctgcagcctgCGCATGGCGTGCCCTACACCAAAGGCGACATAGTCATCTTTCACATAACGCTGCCGCTGGAGCGCATGATGCTGCAGCAGTTCCGCTTGGAGTGCTACAATCATGCACAGGAGCTGCTGGGCAGCGCCAGCTTAAGCTCCGCGCAGCTGCAAGGCAGCGAGggattgctgcagctgcacatcAAGTCGGCGCAGCAGCCGGAGGAGACGCTGGCGCGACTGCGTCTGCCCTATGTGCTGGTGCTCCCGTATGAATACTCGCCGCTGGACTTTAAGACGACCTATGCGCACTACTGGCCACGCAGCTGGCCCAATCTGGACGTGGGACATCGCGGCAACGGCAAGAGCTACATAGCCGAGGCGCCGCTGGAGCGTGAGAACACCGTTGCCTCCTTTCTAAGCGCGCATGCGCATCACGCGGACATGATAGAGCTGGATGTGCATCTGACAGCCGACGGCATTCCCGTTATATATCATGACTTTGGGCTGCGCACGGCGCCGCCCGGCAAGCTCATCGAGAAGCCCGATCAGCTGGAGTATGTGCTGATCAAGGACATCAACTATGAGCTGCTGAAGCGTCTGCGCATCTTTTCGGTTATCAACGGGCAGGTGCAGGAGTATCCGGCGCACAATGCCGAGCCACGCAGCGAGCATCGCATCTTTCCACGCCTGGTCGaggtgctgcagcagctgcccaagTCGCTGGGCATAGATGTGGAGATCAAGTGGCCACAGCGTCGCCAAGGCGGCGGCTCCGAGGCGGAGCAGACCATAGACAAGAACTTCTTTGCCGATCGCGTGCTGCAGGAGGTCATACAACATGGCTGCGGTCGTCCGCTCATCTTCAGCAGCTTCGACGCCGACATGTGCACCATGCTGCGCTTCAAGCAGAACATCTTTCCGGTCATGTTCCTCACCCAGGGCGAGACCAAGAAGTGGCAAGCGTTTAGTGATTTACGCACGCGCAATTTCGTGGCCGCCGTCAACAATGCGCAGGCCTTTGAGCTGGCGGGCACGGCGCCGCATGCGGAGGACTTTCTGGGCGAGAATggcgcagcgctgctgcagcaggcgcGCGAGCTGGGCCAGATTGCTGTCATCTGGGGCGACGACTGCAACTCCAGGGAGCGTGTGCAGTATTTCACCGCCATAGGCGCCACCGCCACCTGCTACGATCGCAGCGATCTCTACATGCCGCAGACCAAGCAGCGCGCCTTCTTCAACTCCAGCCTGCTGCTGGCGGAGTTCGAGGCGCAGTGCAGAATCTAA
- the LOC108599359 gene encoding uncharacterized protein LOC108599359, with amino-acid sequence MSKLKLFYLLSLLLVLNLILDLGYAWTCAYKEFPVETKKIKGPWWIYATSPKSSKYCMLKKLDLYWTRITKTDYINYAVELHCTPPWFRHQAAIYTRKKEPSEAVLKKITDYLTTVQLSLDKFKPQNMSTCKNYSNEPLQVWHRYRYMHLDFNPHFIRPLVKDKDI; translated from the exons ATGAGCAAACTAAAACTTTTCTAtttgctgtcgttgttgctggtattaaatttaattttggatTTGGGTTACGCTTGGACATGCGCATACAAAGAGTTTCCCGTCGAAACAAAAAAG ATTAAAGGCCCTTGGTGGATCTACGCCACCAGTCCCAAGAGCTCCAAATATTGTATGTTGAAAAAGT TGGATCTCTACTGGACGCGCATTACCAAGACGGACTACATCAACTATGCCGTCGAGCTGCACTGCACGCCGCCCTGGTTTCGTCATCAAGCGGCCATATATACGCGAAAAAAGGAACCATCTGAGGCAGTGCTAAAGAAGATCACAGATTATCTGACAACTGTGCAGTTGTCGCTGGACAAATTCAAGCCTCAAAATATGAGCACATGCAAGAACTACAGCAATGAACCGCTGCAGGTCTGgcatagatatagatatatgcaTTTGGATTTCAATCCACATTTCATAAGGCCGTTGGTTAAAGACAAAGATATTTAA
- the LOC108598323 gene encoding putative glycerophosphocholine phosphodiesterase GPCPD1 homolog 2, giving the protein MNRVLKSISIHHKLALLAALFWALLFGKANAFPPTQSPNESLVYSHEQLQAFKRFDDEQPARAAGRSFLCVPLFRSFNLQLAADVQLAADETLAVTGDHPSLGAWSLDKALPMRALNKQRSKWFLRQWICASHRVYYRYLIYALNAAGERVLRQWEAQQVPRMLQTYEAYRAPGVDLYGEAHARAVGGGVQLERGWLQREYVIELKFCWPEHIYLSGYNSKATQLRLKLSSLSLLNDARIEVSRFGYNRSSFRAQRQQGVDYSAGSILIYRISQSLDVANAFRLNIYNKQQQLPLGEIYIWPNQLQGSRGILQLPIVSNLQQLVGELTLPYLIIKPLSRRTSGFSLRVSFQRYWPSNWPTLDVGQRGLGDNSIADYLAVARAKGDMVQLDVQLTRDYVPIVWQGFGFYSSELPSSQSIVNELELRYVLIRELSYAQLKSSRVFLRKRWTLQEHTQLNVRDIKEHRRLFPKLAEVYAALPPTLGLIVEVKWPQLMANGKLESMQTLNKNLYVDSIIETTARYGCGRPLIFASFDADICSMLRLKQSAFPVLFISAGRTDIWQQYMDLRTQSYLQALNFAQSAELLGTALHVQNFMQQRQQRRLLELSLDLPQALFVWGSELSSAQLQDQFRALDVSGLIYEQMDRVGPSSWKRASLFAAPQLQEIFGQQCVAIGNSTTMPNAKPTKPTVWPKMRK; this is encoded by the coding sequence ATGAATCGAGTGCTAAAATCAATTAGCATACACCACAAGCTCGCATTGTTAGCCGCTTTGTTTTGGGCCCTACTGTTTGGCAAGGCGAACGCTTTCCCCCCAACGCAGTCACCGAATGAATCGCTTGTCTATAGCCACGAACAGCTGCAGGCGTTCAAGCGCTTCGACGATGAGCAGCCAGCGCGCGCTGCTGGACGCAGTTTCCTGTGCGTGCCGCTTTTTCGCAGTTTCAATCTGCAGCTGGCGGCGGATGTGCAATTGGCAGCGGATGAAACGCTCGCAGTAACTGGCGATCACCCATCGCTGGGTGCCTGGAGCTTGGACAAAGCGTTGCCTATGCGTGCGCTGAACAAACAGCGCAGCAAGTGGTTTCTACGCCAATGGATATGCGCTTCCCATCGCGTTTACTATCGCTATCTAATCTATGCGCTGAATGCCGCCGGCGAGCGTGTGCTGCGGCAGTGGGAGGCGCAGCAAGTGCCGCGCATGCTGCAGACATATGAAGCGTATAGAGCGCCAGGTGTGGATCTCTATGGTGAAGCGCATGCGCGCGCTGTGGGCGGCGGCGTGCAGCTGGAACGCGGCTGGCTGCAGCGCGAGTATGTCATAGAGCTAAAGTTCTGCTGGCCAGAGCACATTTACCTAAGCGGCTACAACAGCAAAGCGACGCAGCTGCGACTCAAGCTGAGCTCGCTGAGTTTGCTGAACGATGCGCGGATTGAGGTTTCACGCTTTGGCTACAATCGCTCCAGCTTTCGTGCCCAGCGCCAGCAAGGCGTGGACTACAGCGCAGGCAGCATTCTGATATATCGCATTAGTCAGAGCTTGGACGTAGCCAATGCCTTTAGACTGAACATctacaacaagcagcagcagctgccgctgggcGAGATTTACATTTGGCCCAACCAGCTGCAAGGCAGTCGCGGCATACTACAGCTGCCCATAGTCAGCAacctgcagcagctggtgggTGAGCTTACGCTGCCCTATTTGATTATCAAGCCGCTGTCCCGACGTACAAGCGGCTTTAGCTTGCGTGTGAGCTTTCAACGCTATTGGCCCAGCAATTGGCCAACGCTGGATGTGGGTCAGCGTGGGCTGGGCGACAACAGCATTGCGGATTATCTGGCGGTAGCTCGGGCTAAGGGCGACATGGTGCAGCTGGATGTGCAGCTAACGCGCGACTATGTGCCCATTGTGTGGCAGGGCTTTGGCTTCTACAGCAGCGAGCTGCCCAGCTCGCAGTCCATAGTGAACGAGCTCGAGCTGCGCTACGTGCTCATCCGTGAGCTCAGCTATGCGCAGCTGAAGTCAAGTCGTGTGTTTCTACGCAAGCGCTGGACGCTGCAGGAGCACACGCAGCTCAATGTTAGAGACATCAAGGAGCACAGGCGACTGTTTCCCAAGCTCGCCGAAGTATACGCCGCGCTGCCCCCCACACTGGGTCTGATAGTTGAAGTCAAGTGGCCGCAGCTGATGGCCAATGGCAAGCTGGAGTCCATGCAGACGCTTAACAAAAATCTATACGTGGACAGCATTATAGAAACAACAGCGCGTTACGGCTGCGGTCGGCCGCTAATCTTTGCCAGCTTCGATGCCGACATCTGCAGCATGCTGCGACTCAAGCAAAGCGCATTTCCCGTGCTGTTCATCAGCGCAGGACGCACTGACATTTGGCAGCAGTACATGGATCTGCGCACGCAGTCCTATCTACAGGCTCTGAACTTTGCACAGAGCGCTGAGCTGCTGGGCACAGCGTTGCATGTGCAGAACTTtatgcagcagcggcaacaacggCGACTGCTCGAACTTAGCTTGGACTTGCCACAAGCTTTGTTTGTGTGGGGCAGCGAGCTGAGCAGCGCGCAGCTGCAGGATCAGTTTCGAGCGCTCGATGTCAGCGGCTTGATCTATGAGCAAATGGATCGTGTGGGTCCCAGCAGCTGGAAGCGCGCCTCGCTCTTTGCAGCGCCGCAGCTGCAGGAAATATTTGGCCAACAGTGCGTGGCCATTGGCAACTCGACAACTATGCCCAATGCCAAGCCCACCAAGCCCACTGTTTGGCCCAAAATGAGAAAGTAA